Part of the Deltaproteobacteria bacterium genome, GCACACCGGGGTGTCGAGGGAGGGCACAGCCGCCAGGACCAGGACCTTTCCGGAAAAATCGGCAAGGCTCTTGGGCGACATGTCGTTTGCAAGGGCCGTGAAGTCCGGGGCCCTGTCGCCGGGCGAAAGCGCCGGGCCGACGAGGGTCAGCGGATTTTTATGGATGGTTACTATTCCAGTCCGTTCCATGAAAATGCCTCCGATCCGTAACAGGCTGTCGAAAAACGCGATCCGCTGTGTTCTGCTTCAAAGCCAATTCCGTCACGTACATTAAGTACGCTTGACTCATTGGCTTTTCGCACGCCTTGCGGCTCATCGTTTTTCATCAGCCTGCCAAATTTGAGTTTTTCAACAGGCTGGTAAAGATATGATCAGAAATGATAGGCCGTGTTTCCGGTGACGGAGAGGAACTTGATCTCGTCCCACTCGTTCCAGCCCCAGTAATAGGAGGTGTCGAGACCCAGGGAGATGGAGTCGGTGACGAAAAAGTCGACGCCCGCGCCGATTCGGGTTACGGGGTGGCACTCCCAGTTGATGAAGGTGCGGCTCTTGCCGTAGACCTTGGCGTTGGTTTGGACCTCGCCCATCATGGCCCCGCCCCCTATGGTGAAATAGGGTGAAAACCAGTCGAGCTTGCCGATGGGCGGCTGGAGGCGGCCCGAAAGCATGGCCATCTGCACGTCCACGCCCATGTCGGCGCTGACGGGTTTTCCGCCGTAGATGTAGGAGCCGCTCCATTCGAACTTGTCCATCCAGTCCAGGGTGAATTCCGCCCCGAAAATGCCCGTGAACTTGTAGCCTATGGATAGCCGGGCCCCGAAGGTGTTGTCGAAGTCGGCGTCCAGGCCCACGGGCTTAATTTCTTCGGTGAGATCGTTTATGTCGAGCATTTCAAGGACGTAGGAAAGGCCCAGGCCCACGGAAAGGGGCTTTTTGACCGTGCCGTGCCCGTAACGCGAGCCGTAGGTGGGCTCGTAATATTTGCCGTCCTCCGCGAAAGCCGGAACAACGGGCAGGGCGACGGCCAGGCAGACTATGGCCAAGAGGGTTTTTTTCAACATGGCGGGCCTCCGGATTTGGGATCGTAAACAGGACGCCGATTCGATTCTTACGGCGATTTTTCGCAACGTATCAAAAAATTTACCCGCAAGCAATCGTTTAAAGGCTCATACACAACCGGGCCGGGGCAGGGGCCTTCCGTTTGCTTGACACGTAAGTGGTTGAAAGCTACATTAAAGCAAATATCGCCCGTAGGGCGCAATGAAAAAGAACACAAAAGAACGACAGAAGCACGGAAAAAAATTGGGAAACACTGGCCACAGCAAGGAACTGGGGGAGTTTTACAGGCTCTTCCGGGACGAGGGAATCGAGAGGGTGGAGGACCGCCTGAAGGTGCTTACGGCCTTTCTCTCCTCAGAGGAGCACATGAGTGCGGCCCGACTCACCCAGATGCTGGAGGAGGGCGGGCATCCCTTCGACATCGAGTTCGTGCGGGAAACCCTGCGCCTCCTGTGCCGCTACGGCTTCGCCCAGCGCCACCATTTCGAGGGCGGCAAAAGCCTGTACGAGCACCGGCACTTGGGCCACCACCACGACCATTTCATCTGCACCCGCTGCGGGGCCATCACCGAATTTTACGACGAGGCCCTGGAGAAACTCCAGGCCAATATAGCCAGAAAACACGGTTTTAGGGTTCTCCAGCACCGCATGGAGCTTTACGGCCTGTGCGAAAACTGCAACAAGGACCGCTTCCGGCCCCTTTCCCTCACGGCGGCCAAGGCCGGCGAAACGGTGGTGATAAGGGAGCTTTCGGGCGGAAGCGAGGCAAGGCGAAGGCTTTTGAGCATGGGGCTTAGGACCGGCGACGTACTGGAGGTCCTCATCAACACCGGAGACGGCCAGGTGGTGGTGGTGGTGGATGGCAGGCGCTACGCCCTTGGCCGGGGCCTTGCGGAAAAAATCTTCGTGGCGGCGCACGTTCAGTAGGCAGCGGGCGGCTCGAAGGTTATCTTGAATTTGCTCGAATAAAAACAGGCCGATACGAAAAAGTATAGATCATGGATGAGCCTCTGATTCGCCCCTTTGATCCCGAAGCCGACATGGAAGGCGTTTACGCCTGCTACGCGGAGGGCTTCCGCCACATCGTCTGGCCATTTCTGGATCACGCGGACAAATCCCTCAACATGGACATCCTTCGCCTTTTCTG contains:
- a CDS encoding porin family protein; the protein is MLKKTLLAIVCLAVALPVVPAFAEDGKYYEPTYGSRYGHGTVKKPLSVGLGLSYVLEMLDINDLTEEIKPVGLDADFDNTFGARLSIGYKFTGIFGAEFTLDWMDKFEWSGSYIYGGKPVSADMGVDVQMAMLSGRLQPPIGKLDWFSPYFTIGGGAMMGEVQTNAKVYGKSRTFINWECHPVTRIGAGVDFFVTDSISLGLDTSYYWGWNEWDEIKFLSVTGNTAYHF
- a CDS encoding transcriptional repressor encodes the protein MKKNTKERQKHGKKLGNTGHSKELGEFYRLFRDEGIERVEDRLKVLTAFLSSEEHMSAARLTQMLEEGGHPFDIEFVRETLRLLCRYGFAQRHHFEGGKSLYEHRHLGHHHDHFICTRCGAITEFYDEALEKLQANIARKHGFRVLQHRMELYGLCENCNKDRFRPLSLTAAKAGETVVIRELSGGSEARRRLLSMGLRTGDVLEVLINTGDGQVVVVVDGRRYALGRGLAEKIFVAAHVQ